A single window of Macadamia integrifolia cultivar HAES 741 unplaced genomic scaffold, SCU_Mint_v3 scaffold2625, whole genome shotgun sequence DNA harbors:
- the LOC122066895 gene encoding photosynthetic NDH subunit of lumenal location 3, chloroplastic-like: MNMEDVQSRGSKNRIKKCVFDLLSIGEMSDDENSWDILEKDLRLKSVFLYCDFSRVISHAPEEQKKSLTELANRLFYYIEELDHAVKLRNIPLTQNRYSDAAVVLHEVMSVML; the protein is encoded by the exons ATGAACATGGAGGATGTCCAGTCAAGAGGAAGTAAGAATCGGATCAAGAAATGTGTATTTGATCTTCTATCGATTGGAGAAATGAGTGATGATGAGAATTCTTGGGACATTTTGGAAAAAGATCTCCGGCTAAAATCGGTGTTCTTGTACTGCGATTTCAGTCGGGTGATCTCTCATGCACCGGAGGAACAAAAGAAGAGTCTCACAGAGCTTGCTAATAGGCTTTTCTATTACATAGAAGAG CTGGATCATGCAGTGAAACTGCGTAACATTCCGTTAACGCAGAATCGATACAGCGACGCGGCTGTTGTATTGCATGAAGTGATGTCAGTCATGCTTTAA